The following coding sequences lie in one Corynebacterium anserum genomic window:
- a CDS encoding pyridoxal phosphate-dependent aminotransferase: protein MVRSDLASLPAYVPGATIPGALKLASNESSQNPLPSVEALISDATAHINRYPDMGAVELRKALAEFVQPKSASTSPTAEPLTWAHVAVGNGSSALCLQTIQATCADGDEVVFAWRSFEAYPILCKVAGAVPVQVPLDAEHRHDLDAMASAITEKTKLVFVCNPNNPSGTTITSEEFEQFMAKVPSDVQVILDEAYTEYDRSDNGPLTPFIPAGAARANLALALEKYPNLAICRTFSKAYGLAGIRLGYLVGHTPFVEAVNKVGIPFGVNALAQAAGIASLDAQSELLERVEASVTQRSRVLNAIREWAPELHIASQANFVWLPVGDKAVDLNAALQAEGIIARCFGGEGVRITVTTEEEIDRLLPALKKALEATGLTS, encoded by the coding sequence ATGGTTCGTTCAGATCTCGCCTCACTCCCTGCCTATGTCCCTGGTGCAACAATCCCCGGCGCGTTGAAGCTTGCCTCCAATGAGTCCAGCCAAAACCCCCTACCATCGGTAGAGGCTCTTATTTCCGACGCCACCGCTCACATCAACCGCTATCCGGACATGGGAGCGGTAGAACTCCGAAAAGCATTGGCAGAGTTCGTGCAACCGAAATCTGCGAGCACAAGCCCTACGGCAGAACCACTAACCTGGGCACATGTCGCTGTGGGAAACGGTTCTTCCGCTCTGTGTCTGCAGACAATCCAAGCAACGTGCGCTGATGGCGACGAGGTAGTGTTCGCTTGGAGAAGCTTTGAGGCCTACCCCATCCTCTGCAAGGTAGCCGGTGCTGTGCCGGTTCAGGTTCCACTGGATGCGGAGCACCGCCATGATCTGGACGCTATGGCGTCGGCAATCACAGAAAAGACCAAGCTGGTTTTTGTCTGCAACCCGAACAACCCATCGGGAACCACCATCACGTCGGAAGAATTCGAACAATTTATGGCGAAGGTGCCATCCGATGTGCAGGTAATTCTGGACGAGGCGTACACAGAATACGACCGCTCTGACAACGGGCCGCTCACACCCTTCATCCCAGCTGGTGCAGCGCGCGCGAACCTGGCGTTAGCTCTCGAAAAATACCCGAACCTCGCAATTTGTCGCACCTTCTCCAAGGCCTATGGTTTAGCTGGCATTCGCCTGGGGTATCTGGTCGGCCATACACCATTTGTTGAAGCAGTAAATAAGGTCGGCATTCCCTTCGGCGTCAATGCACTTGCTCAAGCCGCGGGCATCGCCTCATTGGACGCACAAAGCGAACTTCTTGAACGGGTAGAAGCCAGCGTGACGCAGCGTTCACGAGTACTCAACGCAATCCGCGAGTGGGCTCCCGAACTGCACATCGCGTCGCAGGCAAATTTCGTCTGGCTGCCCGTCGGGGATAAAGCGGTAGATCTCAACGCCGCCTTGCAAGCCGAAGGCATCATCGCACGCTGTTTCGGCGGTGAGGGGGTACGTATTACCGTCACCACGGAAGAAGAGATCGATCGGCTCCTTCCGGCCTTGAAAAAAGCCCTCGAGGCCACGGGTCTTACCAGCTAG